A stretch of Blautia liquoris DNA encodes these proteins:
- a CDS encoding ABC transporter substrate-binding protein: MNKKRVGIALFAGVLSIGMLSGCGDEKKDAKGGKTDLKVAIWDYSTTEYYKTMFDAFTKKNPDINIEVVEFSADEYDNTVTTQLGGKQDFDVVFTKGTPALSGLIAQGHVISLDDYIKNDSDFNKDNYLGLIDQLTMDDKVYGVPFRKDNNLLFYNKDLFDKADVPYPEDGMNMKEYHELAEKMTSGTGNDKVYGAHFHTWASNVYDLARRPEAFDQLDTDTYDNLKPYYDEVLAMQDEGAIQDYGALKSSNIHYSGVFYNQQTSMITIGTWFINNLLENVTDFNWGVCSTPNNEGMGKDNAVGGVTPVSIGAYAKHPDEAWKFISYICGEEGAEVIAKTGILPGYNSDKINQIFDDLPKTYENAPENLSNYIDVDKYVIEQRMDPKIKDIENILTEEHSEIMTKSISVDEGVKKMKERVSELQQN, translated from the coding sequence ATGAATAAAAAAAGGGTAGGAATCGCTTTATTTGCCGGTGTATTATCAATTGGGATGCTTTCCGGATGCGGTGATGAGAAAAAGGATGCTAAAGGTGGAAAAACAGACCTGAAGGTGGCTATCTGGGATTATTCGACAACCGAATATTATAAGACAATGTTTGATGCATTTACAAAGAAAAACCCGGATATCAACATCGAGGTAGTAGAGTTTTCTGCAGATGAATATGACAATACGGTGACAACACAACTTGGGGGAAAGCAAGACTTTGACGTAGTATTTACAAAAGGTACTCCTGCATTAAGTGGTCTTATTGCTCAGGGACATGTCATTTCTCTGGATGATTATATCAAAAATGATTCAGATTTCAACAAAGATAATTATCTGGGCTTAATTGATCAGCTGACAATGGATGACAAAGTATATGGTGTGCCTTTCCGAAAAGACAATAATTTGCTTTTCTATAACAAAGACCTTTTTGATAAAGCGGATGTTCCGTATCCTGAAGATGGTATGAACATGAAAGAGTATCATGAATTGGCGGAGAAAATGACGAGTGGTACTGGCAATGACAAAGTGTATGGTGCACATTTTCATACATGGGCCAGCAATGTTTACGATTTGGCAAGACGTCCGGAGGCTTTTGATCAACTTGACACGGATACTTATGATAATTTGAAACCTTACTATGATGAGGTACTTGCTATGCAAGATGAGGGGGCTATACAAGATTATGGTGCACTTAAGTCATCGAATATTCATTATTCAGGTGTCTTTTATAATCAACAGACATCAATGATAACGATTGGTACCTGGTTTATCAATAACCTGTTGGAAAATGTTACCGACTTTAATTGGGGAGTTTGCAGTACTCCAAATAATGAAGGCATGGGAAAGGATAACGCTGTAGGAGGTGTAACACCTGTTTCCATAGGAGCATATGCGAAACATCCGGATGAAGCATGGAAATTTATTAGTTATATCTGCGGAGAGGAAGGAGCAGAGGTAATTGCAAAGACCGGAATCCTTCCAGGATACAATTCTGATAAAATAAATCAGATATTCGATGATCTTCCGAAGACATATGAAAATGCTCCTGAAAATTTATCAAATTATATAGACGTTGATAAATATGTGATTGAACAGAGAATGGATCCTAAAATCAAAGACATTGAAAATATTTTAACTGAGGAGCACAGTGAGATTATGACAAAGAGTATCAGTGTCGATGAAGGAGTCAAGAAGATGAAAGAAAGAGTATCAGAGCTTCAGCAGAATTAA
- a CDS encoding carbohydrate ABC transporter permease, whose translation MKKKNLVAYSFILPNLLGFFVFTFIPIIFSLLLSFCEWDSGNPIKFVGLDNFVTMFTKDKSFWISLKNTLYYTVVTVPVTLVLSLFLAILMNKPIKGRNFFRSVLFFPYVASLVAVAVVWMALFNPDRGPINGILMALGVNNPPRWAASTTWAMPTIIGLTVWKGMGYYMIVYLAALQGVPKELYEAAALDGASGWQQFRNVTWPNVTPTTFFILMMLLVSAFKSYDTMYITTQGGPGEATKVLAYHIYNSAFVSSKFGYASALSMVLFVIVMVVTLIQFKGEKRFTNYL comes from the coding sequence ATGAAGAAAAAAAATCTAGTTGCATATTCATTTATTCTTCCGAATCTATTAGGATTCTTTGTGTTTACATTTATCCCAATTATATTTTCACTTCTCCTGAGTTTTTGCGAATGGGATTCTGGAAATCCTATAAAATTCGTGGGACTCGATAATTTTGTTACAATGTTTACAAAAGATAAGAGTTTTTGGATTTCCTTAAAAAACACGTTGTACTATACAGTAGTAACTGTTCCTGTAACTTTGGTATTATCTCTTTTTCTGGCGATTTTAATGAATAAACCAATCAAAGGAAGAAATTTTTTTCGATCGGTATTGTTTTTTCCATATGTGGCATCATTGGTTGCAGTTGCAGTCGTATGGATGGCGTTATTTAATCCTGACAGAGGTCCAATTAACGGTATTCTTATGGCTTTGGGGGTTAATAATCCACCTAGGTGGGCGGCCTCAACAACCTGGGCTATGCCCACTATCATTGGTCTCACCGTATGGAAAGGCATGGGTTATTACATGATTGTATATCTGGCTGCACTTCAGGGAGTTCCGAAAGAATTGTATGAAGCGGCAGCGCTGGATGGAGCAAGTGGATGGCAGCAGTTTCGAAATGTGACTTGGCCAAATGTCACTCCCACTACTTTTTTTATTCTCATGATGCTTTTGGTTTCAGCATTTAAGTCGTATGATACGATGTATATAACGACTCAGGGGGGACCTGGTGAAGCGACAAAAGTTCTTGCTTACCATATCTATAATAGTGCATTTGTAAGTTCTAAATTTGGATACGCAAGTGCATTGTCTATGGTTTTATTTGTTATTGTAATGGTGGTTACATTGATTCAGTTTAAGGGAGAAAAGCGGTTTACAAACTATTTGTAA
- a CDS encoding carbohydrate ABC transporter permease: MENTKKTAGTRIKKAFIYLALIVMALIMLIPFAWMISASLKLEKDVFSFPIQWIPKDPQWSNYAIIWKKVPLLTGFLNTTKLTVCTTILQLITSSLAAYAFAKLEFKGRDTIFMMYVMTIAIPWQVYMVPQYKLMTWLSLTDSHLGIILMHAFTAMGVFLMRQFFMGIPNELLEAARIDGLSEYGIWARIMLPLSKPAIATLCITSFTFEWNDFMGPLIYLSTQSKKTIQLMLRMFNTQYSSNYAQIMAAATVALIPVLIIFVLLQRYFVEGVATSGIKG; this comes from the coding sequence ATGGAAAATACGAAGAAAACTGCCGGAACACGGATTAAAAAAGCATTTATTTATCTGGCACTTATTGTTATGGCACTCATTATGTTAATTCCTTTTGCATGGATGATCTCTGCTTCATTAAAGCTAGAAAAAGATGTCTTTTCTTTCCCCATTCAGTGGATTCCAAAAGACCCTCAGTGGAGTAATTATGCAATCATATGGAAAAAAGTGCCCTTACTTACAGGCTTTTTAAACACAACAAAATTAACAGTATGCACAACGATATTACAGCTGATTACATCGAGTCTTGCTGCATACGCCTTTGCAAAACTTGAATTTAAAGGCAGGGATACTATTTTCATGATGTATGTGATGACAATAGCGATTCCCTGGCAGGTGTATATGGTTCCTCAATATAAACTAATGACTTGGCTTTCGCTTACAGATAGTCATCTGGGAATTATTTTGATGCATGCGTTTACTGCAATGGGAGTGTTTCTTATGAGACAATTTTTCATGGGAATTCCCAATGAATTGCTTGAGGCAGCTAGAATTGATGGGTTGAGTGAATATGGAATTTGGGCGAGGATTATGCTTCCCTTGTCTAAACCGGCTATTGCTACGCTTTGTATCACGTCATTTACTTTTGAGTGGAATGATTTTATGGGCCCTTTAATTTACTTATCTACGCAGTCAAAAAAGACGATACAATTAATGCTGCGTATGTTTAACACGCAATATTCCTCAAACTATGCTCAGATCATGGCAGCGGCAACAGTCGCACTAATCCCGGTATTGATCATATTCGTACTGTTGCAAAGATATTTTGTGGAGGGAGTTGCCACTTCAGGCATAAAGGGATGA
- a CDS encoding glycoside hydrolase family 2 protein codes for MIGKRCNVIRTFSTNNIRKTTELSDSLWQFSPCSGERKGENIEISVPCCWETIPGFESYRGEGIFTKKFHAGGNVRMMFKGVSHTAIVSVDGRMIGEHYNAYTPFSCVFKGMEEGEHELSVRASNSFSEESALHVPNDYMSYGGITRGVVMEMVREEYIDWIHVIPKKESGGWNAEVYAKVVNLSDINRKIKLNLVIDGGFHDSKEVVFDEFGEAVVHVDFHIRDKDVKVWDIINPNLCGIRAELSDEDGIFDDLNDRFGFREIQISGKNILLNGRKLRIKGICRHEDHPMFGCALPFAAMQQDIQMLKDLGANSIRTSHYPNDELFLDLCDEQGILVWEENHARGLSVEQMLNPRFESQAEACIREMITAHMNHPSIYIWGILNECASDTKYGYQCYKKQYDLIKELDPSRPRSSASCKFKTDLCFGLPEVVSYNLYPEWYHDTPSREYVDEIYNWVQQESDGSGKPFLVTEIGAGAIYGFRSQTLCKWSEEYQRIALEHQMKAVLDQEGCSGIYIWQYCDVRISGEWFSSRPRTMNNKGVVDEYRRPKLAYDKVREILHSYSDYR; via the coding sequence ATGATAGGAAAGAGGTGCAATGTGATCAGAACATTTTCAACAAATAACATTCGAAAAACTACCGAACTCAGTGACAGTCTGTGGCAGTTTTCACCCTGCAGCGGCGAAAGAAAAGGAGAAAATATTGAGATATCTGTTCCGTGCTGTTGGGAGACAATTCCAGGATTTGAGTCATACCGTGGAGAAGGAATCTTTACTAAGAAGTTTCATGCAGGCGGCAATGTCAGGATGATGTTTAAGGGCGTCAGTCACACTGCTATTGTATCTGTAGATGGCAGAATGATTGGTGAGCACTATAATGCATATACCCCGTTTTCCTGTGTTTTCAAAGGCATGGAAGAAGGAGAGCACGAACTCTCTGTCCGGGCAAGCAATTCTTTTAGTGAAGAAAGTGCTCTTCATGTGCCAAATGATTACATGAGTTACGGTGGCATCACACGTGGAGTTGTCATGGAGATGGTCAGAGAGGAATACATAGACTGGATTCATGTGATACCTAAAAAGGAAAGTGGAGGATGGAACGCAGAGGTTTATGCAAAAGTCGTTAACTTATCGGACATAAACAGAAAAATTAAATTGAATCTTGTAATTGATGGGGGCTTTCATGATTCTAAAGAAGTTGTATTTGATGAATTCGGGGAAGCCGTAGTGCATGTGGATTTTCATATTCGGGATAAAGATGTAAAGGTATGGGACATCATCAACCCGAATCTTTGTGGAATTCGGGCCGAACTATCTGATGAAGATGGAATATTTGATGACTTGAATGATCGTTTCGGATTCCGTGAAATTCAGATTTCCGGAAAAAATATTCTTTTAAATGGACGAAAGTTGAGAATAAAAGGAATTTGTCGCCATGAAGATCATCCGATGTTTGGATGTGCCCTTCCGTTTGCCGCAATGCAGCAGGATATTCAGATGCTTAAAGATCTGGGCGCAAACTCAATACGTACGTCACATTATCCAAATGACGAATTGTTTTTGGATCTATGCGATGAACAGGGGATTCTTGTGTGGGAAGAGAATCATGCAAGAGGCCTGTCAGTGGAACAGATGTTAAATCCTAGGTTTGAATCACAGGCAGAAGCCTGTATCAGAGAAATGATCACAGCACATATGAATCATCCAAGTATCTATATCTGGGGTATTCTGAATGAATGTGCCAGCGATACAAAATATGGATATCAATGCTATAAGAAGCAATATGATCTGATCAAAGAATTAGATCCATCCAGACCACGCTCCTCTGCCAGCTGCAAGTTTAAGACGGATCTCTGTTTTGGATTACCAGAAGTAGTCTCGTATAATTTGTATCCGGAGTGGTATCATGATACGCCATCGAGAGAATATGTTGACGAAATTTATAACTGGGTACAGCAAGAAAGTGATGGATCTGGAAAGCCATTTCTTGTCACAGAGATTGGAGCAGGAGCAATCTATGGATTCCGATCACAAACTCTGTGTAAGTGGTCTGAAGAATATCAAAGAATTGCTCTGGAACATCAGATGAAAGCAGTTTTGGATCAGGAGGGCTGCAGTGGAATATATATCTGGCAGTACTGCGATGTCAGAATCAGCGGTGAGTGGTTCAGCAGCCGCCCCAGGACAATGAACAATAAAGGGGTCGTGGATGAATACAGAAGACCAAAACTGGCTTATGATAAAGTGAGGGAAATCCTGCATTCATATTCTGACTATCGGTAG
- a CDS encoding heparinase II/III domain-containing protein: protein MFKEIASKVTVERLRDITPYHRAKDRFEWEELPEDLRKQLIKDGEDYIDFIFVVLPAVRYMDFSRDGNRSRFEAVYFERRRALNALVLAECVEHEGRFMEQIINGVIAICEESGWQLPAHNNYPPQDDLLGLPNTKRPLLDLFACETGEQLAAVIYLLDDELNQESPLIRKRVSEEIETRIIQPYLNDYFRWMGGKGVPVNNWTPWCTQNVLLASMLPGMSTSLQKEMILKKAASSLDDFLDSYGEDGCCNEGVGYFRASGLCLFQAIEILNMATDDSFESIYQVSKIKNIAEYSMNMHIADSFYANFSDCSPTPGRSGVREFLYGKRTGNQELMQFAADDHRKETEITMKASENLYYRLQAAFTEQEIRDFDLKRPARTKDIYYDSVGILIARDEKLFLAVKAGCNDDSHNHNDTGSITVYKNGKPVLIDVGVETYSRKTFSEKRYEIWTMQSIYHNVVNFGGTGQLPGRDRKAVVDHVMLNDKTAEISMELSSCYLKGDIDRYTRTVTFDKGNQIKVVDQCSPKESEAVLTLMTLKKPEVLSNGDSGKKQLAVNDSVISIKDVKSLDTETIDLVDPKLQAEWGDRIYRTVIRLKDGRCTFYVE from the coding sequence ATGTTTAAAGAGATAGCCAGTAAAGTTACGGTCGAAAGGCTCCGCGATATTACCCCTTATCATCGGGCGAAGGATCGCTTTGAATGGGAGGAGCTGCCAGAAGATCTGAGGAAACAGTTGATAAAGGATGGGGAGGACTATATAGATTTTATATTTGTAGTTCTTCCGGCAGTTCGCTATATGGATTTCAGTCGAGATGGAAATCGATCAAGATTCGAGGCAGTGTATTTTGAGAGAAGGAGAGCGTTGAATGCTCTTGTATTGGCGGAATGTGTTGAGCATGAAGGGCGTTTTATGGAACAGATTATCAACGGTGTAATTGCAATCTGTGAGGAATCAGGATGGCAGCTTCCCGCACATAACAACTATCCTCCACAGGATGATCTGCTTGGTCTTCCCAATACAAAGAGACCCCTCCTGGATCTTTTTGCATGTGAGACAGGTGAGCAGCTTGCAGCAGTCATATATTTACTTGATGATGAGTTGAATCAGGAATCCCCACTTATCAGAAAACGTGTATCAGAAGAGATAGAAACTCGAATTATTCAGCCATACTTGAATGATTATTTTCGCTGGATGGGAGGAAAAGGGGTACCGGTGAATAACTGGACTCCATGGTGCACGCAGAATGTTCTTTTGGCATCTATGCTTCCAGGTATGTCGACTTCACTGCAAAAAGAAATGATTCTCAAAAAGGCAGCTTCAAGTCTAGATGATTTTTTGGACAGTTACGGAGAGGATGGATGCTGCAACGAAGGCGTTGGATACTTCAGAGCATCTGGTTTGTGTCTGTTTCAGGCGATTGAGATTTTGAATATGGCCACTGATGACTCTTTTGAATCTATTTATCAGGTTTCAAAGATTAAAAATATTGCTGAGTATAGTATGAATATGCATATTGCAGATAGTTTTTATGCAAACTTTTCGGATTGTTCTCCAACCCCCGGGCGTTCCGGAGTAAGGGAATTCCTTTATGGGAAGAGAACTGGAAATCAGGAACTGATGCAGTTTGCAGCCGATGACCACAGAAAAGAAACCGAAATCACAATGAAGGCATCTGAGAATTTATATTATCGGCTTCAGGCAGCTTTTACTGAACAGGAAATCAGGGATTTTGATCTCAAGAGGCCTGCAAGAACTAAAGATATTTATTATGATAGCGTTGGAATCTTAATAGCCAGAGATGAGAAGCTGTTTCTTGCCGTAAAGGCAGGATGTAACGATGACAGTCATAATCATAACGATACTGGAAGCATTACTGTGTATAAGAATGGAAAACCAGTTTTGATAGATGTCGGAGTGGAGACCTATTCGAGAAAAACATTTTCTGAAAAACGTTATGAGATCTGGACCATGCAGTCGATCTATCATAATGTTGTAAATTTCGGTGGAACAGGACAGCTTCCGGGAAGAGATCGAAAAGCTGTAGTAGATCATGTGATGTTAAACGACAAGACAGCTGAGATTTCTATGGAACTTTCATCTTGCTATCTGAAAGGAGATATAGACAGATATACAAGGACAGTTACTTTTGATAAAGGAAATCAGATTAAAGTTGTGGATCAGTGTAGTCCAAAGGAATCAGAGGCAGTACTTACGCTTATGACACTGAAAAAACCAGAGGTTTTGTCAAATGGAGATTCAGGGAAGAAACAGCTGGCGGTCAATGATTCTGTTATTTCTATCAAGGATGTCAAGTCCCTGGATACGGAAACGATTGATTTAGTCGATCCAAAACTACAGGCAGAGTGGGGAGATAGGATTTATAGAACAGTGATTCGGTTGAAAGACGGACGCTGTACTTTTTATGTTGAATAA
- a CDS encoding type 2 periplasmic-binding domain-containing protein, with product MGKRKWNIILGTMILGFGLILTGCGEKQKKSTDTGDQNSEKKLTVAIQTSSFVTDYEDNFFTKYLEKKTGIDLTFYQMPADASEFRTKVSLMVTNGEEMPDVIICDNCLTPETILDYGSKGAFIPLNDYIYDEKKSPNFNKIPKEDQDVILQAITNADGKIYSLPKYEPETWNLTPYRMYINGSWLKKLNLQPPETTEELYQVLKAFREQDPNGNGQNDEIGAYGFLNGGYGEASPWALMNSFVFYNGGGQNGGLSLDENGKVIAPFTTEEWKDGLRYMNQLYEEGLMPASVFTDDDTQFKATLNAETNVVGFVSSGSTSVWGDATKSINFQEMDIIKPLKGPKGVAYTPYSSYSPSNAFFITSACKDPDLAFLLGDTLLDNETGLVARYGEEGVDWSREESDMEGNSSVAVYSGMYDKLSLVTTSNLWVEQQNQTWRNVNPRYASLKQGTTVGNKLIPFDPDSKNDQLGLVNLENYYPAHPEEILPLLHYSEEEAAAVTQALTSIPDYIKQSTSEFVIGQRNIDSDWENYKKELDSMGLSEWIKNAQSAYERMKKQEAK from the coding sequence ATGGGGAAAAGAAAATGGAACATCATACTTGGAACAATGATATTGGGGTTTGGTCTTATCTTAACGGGATGTGGAGAAAAGCAAAAAAAGTCAACTGACACAGGAGATCAGAATTCGGAGAAAAAGTTGACGGTTGCAATACAAACCAGTAGTTTTGTTACTGATTATGAGGATAATTTTTTTACAAAATATCTGGAGAAGAAAACAGGAATTGATTTGACCTTTTATCAGATGCCTGCCGATGCATCTGAATTTCGCACAAAAGTTTCTCTGATGGTGACAAATGGAGAGGAAATGCCAGATGTAATTATCTGTGATAACTGTCTTACGCCAGAGACAATACTCGATTATGGGTCGAAAGGGGCATTCATCCCCTTAAATGATTACATATATGATGAAAAGAAATCCCCAAATTTCAATAAGATTCCAAAGGAAGATCAAGATGTTATTCTTCAGGCAATTACAAACGCAGATGGGAAGATTTACAGTCTTCCCAAATATGAACCTGAGACATGGAACCTCACTCCCTATCGTATGTATATCAATGGAAGCTGGCTAAAGAAACTGAATCTTCAGCCACCTGAAACAACAGAAGAATTATACCAGGTTTTAAAAGCATTCCGCGAACAGGATCCAAATGGAAATGGACAGAATGATGAAATTGGGGCATATGGTTTCTTGAATGGCGGGTATGGGGAAGCGTCACCTTGGGCGTTAATGAATTCATTCGTGTTTTATAATGGCGGCGGTCAAAACGGAGGTCTTTCACTTGATGAAAATGGAAAGGTCATAGCACCATTTACAACGGAGGAATGGAAAGACGGACTCCGTTACATGAATCAGTTATATGAAGAAGGCCTGATGCCGGCATCAGTATTTACAGATGATGACACGCAGTTTAAAGCTACGCTCAATGCTGAAACGAATGTCGTAGGATTTGTCAGTTCAGGGAGTACTAGTGTATGGGGTGATGCAACGAAAAGTATAAATTTCCAGGAGATGGATATTATTAAACCTTTGAAAGGACCCAAAGGAGTAGCGTATACACCATATAGCTCTTATTCTCCGTCGAATGCATTCTTCATAACCTCTGCCTGTAAAGATCCTGATTTAGCCTTTTTATTAGGAGACACATTGCTTGACAATGAGACTGGACTGGTAGCCAGATATGGAGAAGAAGGTGTTGATTGGTCCAGAGAAGAATCCGATATGGAAGGAAATTCATCTGTGGCGGTGTATTCTGGAATGTATGATAAACTTTCCCTTGTTACGACAAGTAATCTGTGGGTTGAACAGCAGAATCAGACATGGAGAAATGTGAATCCGAGATATGCTTCACTAAAGCAAGGAACAACGGTTGGCAATAAACTGATTCCATTCGATCCGGACTCCAAGAACGATCAGTTGGGACTTGTAAACCTTGAGAACTATTATCCTGCACATCCTGAGGAGATTTTGCCATTACTTCATTATAGTGAAGAAGAGGCGGCTGCGGTAACTCAGGCCCTTACAAGTATTCCAGACTATATCAAGCAGTCCACTTCGGAATTTGTAATTGGGCAGAGAAATATTGACAGTGATTGGGAAAATTATAAAAAAGAGCTAGACAGTATGGGCTTAAGTGAATGGATTAAAAACGCACAGTCTGCATATGAGAGAATGAAGAAACAAGAAGCGAAATAA
- a CDS encoding ABC transporter permease yields MNNTLKKIKSRWQIYLMLLVPLVWLIIFAYVPMGGLILAFKKYNFQLGIFKSEWVGLDNFVKFFQSFKFPIILRNTLTLSIYSLLATFPIPIIFALFLNSMLGKRYKKIIQTVTYIPYFISIVVMVGLLFQLLNNRIGVYGNLYRLFTGHSAPDILAEGKNFKHIYVWSGVWQNTGYSAIIYIAALSGVDSSLHEAAMIDGASRFQRMIHIDIPAILPTASIMLVLAVGNIMNIGFEKVLLMQNNLNLNYSEIISTYVYKVGLASGINDFSLSTAIGLFNSVINFVLLVIANTTSKKLSGNGIF; encoded by the coding sequence ATGAATAACACTTTAAAGAAGATCAAAAGCAGATGGCAGATTTATCTGATGTTGTTAGTCCCACTTGTCTGGCTGATCATATTTGCATATGTTCCCATGGGTGGATTGATACTCGCGTTTAAAAAATATAATTTTCAGCTGGGAATATTTAAAAGCGAATGGGTAGGGCTAGATAATTTTGTGAAGTTTTTTCAGTCTTTCAAATTTCCAATTATACTGAGAAATACACTTACCTTATCTATCTATAGTTTGCTTGCTACATTTCCCATTCCTATTATTTTTGCACTTTTTCTTAATTCCATGCTTGGAAAGAGATATAAGAAAATAATACAAACAGTCACTTATATTCCTTATTTCATCTCAATCGTGGTTATGGTGGGACTGTTATTTCAACTGCTAAACAATCGAATTGGAGTATATGGAAATCTGTATCGTCTTTTTACTGGACACTCTGCGCCCGATATTCTGGCTGAGGGAAAGAATTTTAAACATATATACGTTTGGTCGGGAGTGTGGCAGAATACGGGGTACAGTGCAATTATATATATTGCCGCACTTTCCGGTGTTGATAGTTCTCTTCACGAAGCTGCAATGATAGATGGAGCATCAAGGTTTCAGCGAATGATCCATATTGATATTCCAGCTATTTTACCTACTGCAAGCATTATGCTTGTTTTAGCGGTAGGCAATATAATGAATATAGGATTTGAAAAAGTGTTGTTGATGCAGAATAATCTAAATTTGAATTACAGTGAAATAATATCTACTTATGTTTATAAGGTTGGATTGGCAAGTGGAATCAATGACTTCTCACTTTCGACAGCAATTGGACTTTTTAACTCTGTTATCAATTTCGTTCTCCTGGTTATTGCCAATACAACAAGTAAGAAATTAAGTGGAAATGGAATTTTCTAA
- a CDS encoding carbohydrate ABC transporter permease: protein MKNFRNYSRSDKMYYILTTAFLTLFFIIVLYPCIFVIAASFSSGDAVQAGKVFFWPVDFSLEGYKSVFGTKTVWIGFRNSLFYMVVGTIINVCMTMVSAYCLSRPDVPGTNGIMLLFTFTMFFSGGMIPSYLLVQKLHLLNTMWALIIPGSISVYNLIVARTFIKSSIPIELMEAARMDGCSDFRYFIKIVLPLSKAIIAVLVLFYGVAHWNSFFNAMIYLNKRELFPLTLFLREILMADQIDPSAIQDPELQAQFAKAAGVIKYALIVVSLIPVMVIYPFVQKYFVKGVMIGSVKG, encoded by the coding sequence ATGAAAAATTTCAGGAATTACAGTCGTTCTGACAAGATGTATTATATTCTGACAACAGCATTTTTAACTCTTTTCTTTATTATCGTTCTATATCCATGTATATTTGTAATTGCAGCATCGTTTTCATCCGGAGATGCCGTTCAGGCCGGAAAAGTATTTTTTTGGCCCGTTGATTTTTCACTGGAAGGATATAAATCTGTGTTTGGCACAAAGACAGTATGGATTGGATTCCGTAATTCTCTCTTTTATATGGTTGTCGGCACTATTATAAATGTCTGCATGACAATGGTAAGTGCCTATTGTCTTTCAAGGCCAGACGTTCCCGGAACGAATGGTATCATGTTACTATTTACTTTTACAATGTTTTTCAGCGGCGGAATGATACCGAGCTATCTGTTGGTTCAAAAACTTCATCTGCTTAATACCATGTGGGCACTGATTATTCCCGGGTCTATCAGTGTATATAACTTAATTGTTGCCAGAACATTTATTAAAAGCAGCATTCCTATAGAATTAATGGAAGCTGCAAGAATGGATGGATGTAGTGATTTCAGATATTTTATAAAGATAGTTCTGCCATTATCGAAAGCAATTATAGCTGTGTTAGTGCTTTTTTATGGTGTGGCACATTGGAATTCCTTCTTTAATGCAATGATCTATTTGAACAAACGAGAGTTGTTTCCCCTGACCTTATTCCTGCGTGAGATATTGATGGCAGATCAGATTGATCCTTCTGCCATTCAAGATCCGGAATTGCAGGCACAATTTGCAAAGGCCGCAGGGGTAATAAAGTATGCCCTGATTGTAGTAAGTTTGATACCGGTAATGGTTATATATCCTTTTGTACAGAAATATTTTGTAAAAGGTGTAATGATCGGTTCTGTTAAAGGATAG